ATTGGATACGTTCCAGCATGTGCTTTCCGATAACAATGGCCGCAGATCGTGAAAGACTCATGTTGAATTTAATGCAATTCGACGCATGTAGACAAGCCGGACAGCCGCCATCGTAGGTTTTGTCCCAGCAGCACGAGTAACACTCCTCGAGGAGCTTGATTGCGGCGTCTAGAATGCTATTCGGCTGGAAAAAGTAGTTCCACAAACGTTCCGACGATCCAGATCCACCTGCTCTTTCATCAAACAGCATGACTTGAGTGGGTGCGAAGAAGGAGTGATCACACTCCAAATCAGAGCGAACCAGCCCCGGCGCAAACAGAGGCGCGACTGCAAGAATTGCATGTGAGAGCGCATGAACTCCTGGACCATATGTTTCACCAAGCCTTGGAGTGAGAGCCCCTGCGTCCGTGTCAAACCACACACCAAAACTTTCAAATTCAAGCTCGGGAAGAGACAATTCAGTACGACTTAGTTCAGCACGCGTAATCAACGACAACTTCTTGTATCCATGGACACTTCGTTTCACATTGACAATTCCGTATCCAGCCAGCGTCGAGGACAACCCTGCTTCGTCACTTTCTTCCTGCTTCTGGTTAGATTGTTTTGATGGAATCGACGAGGACAATGAATCGGCTTGTTCTAGCTCGTAGCTGAAATCTACCGACTTTGCGCCGAACGAATCCCTCGTAACGAAGGACGAGTTTGGTTCCAATTGGATACGCTCCATCTGTTTGACCACAGTTATGTGCATATTACTCAAAGGTCGCGTCGAATATTTTGCACCCGTTGGTTTTGCAAAAGCTGCCAAGCTCATGCTCCGACCGTAGCTAAAGTTTTCAGGAGTGAAGGCAGGAGGTCGCGTCATGGAAAGAACCTTGTATTTTCGACCCCTGTGTGTAATAATAGCTCCTGGATGAGCATGGTAGAATATTCGAGAGTAGGGTAGCGTGTCCATGACAGCCCCTTCGTCGTGAATACCGTTGGTCCGTCCACCTTGCCCAGGATGCGAGATATCGACCACAGCATAGTTGACGGGCTCAATAGAGCGAATGGAAACGCGAGACCATgctttcttcatcaaagGATGTGCTTTGTATATCGTAATTTTACCGAAGGAAGCCGCAGGGGTTGCAATTATCTCTTCCGTGACGGAACCAGTTGATCGCAAAGCGTCCAGTGCCTCCTCGTAAATGTCCATTCCGCCAAAAAGGTCGTAATCGTTCAATAGATCATGGTGCACCTTTGCCGCCTTCGCGGTGCTTTGGATGGTCGTTGGTGTATATTTTCCAGTCAGCGGAAATTCTTCGCTCGCGCATAGTAGATGGCCTTGCACGAGACCACTGTTGATTGGGATGGTATGCGGTGCCGAAACACCTTTACTCAATAGGGTCTTGGGATGCCGCCAGATATGTTGTTCAGAAGGAGAATTGAAGCAAACCACAACGGCACAGGACGGAACGTTCAAACGCGCCGTCCCGCCACGACCGGCGCGTCCAGCCTGCTGGAGCAAACTTGCGTAGGACGACGGATATCCGCAATGTAGCGTCAGATCGATGCCACCAATGTCCACGCCCAGCTCTAGAGCATTTGTTCCGACAACACCCAAAAGCTCCGTACGAAACAGCCGTTGCTCAATTTGCCGACGTTCCAGCATACTATATCCCCCCCGGTAGCTCTCCACTTTCGACGCGAGTGACCTTGTCGAGTCCTCCTTTTGCAGAATCGTCAAGGCTCGTTCAAAGACCCATTCGACCAAATTTCGTGTTTTGCAAAACGCAATGCATCGGATTCCATTCGCGACGGCCTGGGCTAGAAGCAACGCTGTTTCGTCGGCTGCGTGACGACGGTGAAGTCGCGCTGGTCCGTGTCCAAAGGCTTGCAACTGTGGATCGTATCCATGATGATTGGATTTGACTTTCGCCTGGTTCGTGCTACTAATTCGGGTGTTCCGTTGCGTACGTGGACGTTTTTTCCCAACCAGAGAGGCCTTTGGCTGTTCGTCAGGTGTCATTGACGCTGGCGGGTGTGTGGGTAGAAAGCGCACCTTGCCGGTGGACGTGCCATCCTGGTGCAAAATGGGCGGATTCCAGACCCAAAAATGTTTGGCAGAGCGTGGCGACCCATCCTTTTCCGCCGTAAAGACCGCCACAGAATCGGTCGAAGAAATGGGACAAAGGAGTCGAAAGTGCTGTTCGGGCCAGGGGAGAGTCGCTGACGTGGACACGAATACGGGTGGTCGCAGGGGAGCCGCCGTAGCCGTTCCATAGTCTTGGGACAcggcggccgccgccacgaGACTGATCCGGGCCAAACGCCCGAGGACGAGGGCCACGTGGGCTCCAAAAGCGCCTTCATACATGTGGGCCTCgtcaatgacgacgaagcgcACGGCAGAAAGCATGGTACCGTAGGTTGTTTTCCAGTGGGGCAGGACGGCCGCGTGCAACGTATCGGGATTGGTCAAGATGACGTTGCAGGACTGCGCAATCTCAGCGCGATTTGCGTGGGCCGTATCGCCGTCGAGGGTGGCTACTCGAATGCGGGATGCCAGATCAGCATCCGATTGTAGCAACTTCGTGAGCTTGGCCAGTTGATCTTGAGCCAAGGCCTTGGTGGGGAACAAGAGTAGGGATACGCCGTGACCGTGGTAGGCCGCCGTCAAGGTAGGTAATAAAAAGCACAAGGATTTCCCGGACCCGGTGCCGGTGCAGACAGACGTGTGCGTTCCAGCTAGTATCGACGCAATGGCGGCGGCCTGGTGCGTGTACAACTGTTTTGTTCCCTGAATCCCTTGTATCGGTACGGGCAAACCAAAGACGCGTTTCAAGCTGTTGGGAATCTGCGCTGCCGTGTGCTTCGGCAATACTGCAAAAGCGGCTTCTTGGGAGGCGTGCGATCCGGCATACGAAGCCTGCGCAGCCAGTATGGAAACGGGCAAGGCATCCTTGTCCAACGTTGGTTCCGTCTGTCGACATCCCTGCAAACCCAACAGTTTCTGTAGAGCCGGTCGAGCCAGTTTGGCATCTCTCTGTATCGGTTCTTCAGTATCATTGTCCGAGTCTTCCGGATGTGGTTCCGGTTGCCAGGCCTTGTTGCCGGCGGGTGGTGGTGATGGTAGGGACGATTCGGTCGGCACCGGCGCGGGATCCGACCCGTGTGTAGCTTCGTGCTGGAGTATGCGTTGCAAGGCCACGATACGTCGACGAGCGGCGGTAGAGGTACTACCGTGCAAAGTCCCCAAGCCACGTCGTGCCGTGTGGAgtttgtcgacgacggcgtgtGCCGTTAGTGGTGGCGGAAAACCAATCCAGAT
The genomic region above belongs to Phaeodactylum tricornutum CCAP 1055/1 chromosome 16, whole genome shotgun sequence and contains:
- a CDS encoding predicted protein — protein: MTTTTTTTRNVPKRDGKAHPVLEPTGEPALVTALRRVDPLLQFLSKATGQTGIPLPTLRRSLPAGYDATALLQQLQALHDRGILQFTYRRCDEQHLGDSASTTTVATTDPTTTTSPTSVTMEVGSTFTRTTTTTTIRPTLQWEDATIWIGFPPPLTAHAVVDKLHTARRGLGTLHGSTSTAARRRIVALQRILQHEATHGSDPAPVPTESSLPSPPPAGNKAWQPEPHPEDSDNDTEEPIQRDAKLARPALQKLLGLQGCRQTEPTLDKDALPVSILAAQASYAGSHASQEAAFAVLPKHTAAQIPNSLKRVFGLPVPIQGIQGTKQLYTHQAAAIASILAGTHTSVCTGTGSGKSLCFLLPTLTAAYHGHGVSLLLFPTKALAQDQLAKLTKLLQSDADLASRIRVATLDGDTAHANRAEIAQSCNVILTNPDTLHAAVLPHWKTTYGTMLSAVRFVVIDEAHMYEGAFGAHVALVLGRLARISLVAAAAVSQDYGTATAAPLRPPVFVSTSATLPWPEQHFRLLCPISSTDSVAVFTAEKDGSPRSAKHFWVWNPPILHQDGTSTGKVRFLPTHPPASMTPDEQPKASLVGKKRPRTQRNTRISSTNQAKVKSNHHGYDPQLQAFGHGPARLHRRHAADETALLLAQAVANGIRCIAFCKTRNLVEWVFERALTILQKEDSTRSLASKVESYRGGYSMLERRQIEQRLFRTELLGVVGTNALELGVDIGGIDLTLHCGYPSSYASLLQQAGRAGRGGTARLNVPSCAVVVCFNSPSEQHIWRHPKTLLSKGVSAPHTIPINSGLVQGHLLCASEEFPLTGKYTPTTIQSTAKAAKVHHDLLNDYDLFGGMDIYEEALDALRSTGSVTEEIIATPAASFGKITIYKAHPLMKKAWSRVSIRSIEPVNYAVVDISHPGQGGRTNGIHDEGAVMDTLPYSRIFYHAHPGAIITHRGRKYKVLSMTRPPAFTPENFSYGRSMSLAAFAKPTGAKYSTRPLSNMHITVVKQMERIQLEPNSSFVTRDSFGAKSVDFSYELEQADSLSSSIPSKQSNQKQEESDEAGLSSTLAGYGIVNVKRSVHGYKKLSLITRAELSRTELSLPELEFESFGVWFDTDAGALTPRLGETYGPGVHALSHAILAVAPLFAPGLVRSDLECDHSFFAPTQVMLFDERAGGSGSSERLWNYFFQPNSILDAAIKLLEECYSCCWDKTYDGGCPACLHASNCIKFNMSLSRSAAIVIGKHMLERIQSTDFYRRNADTAKSLGRTTCEAGASPRRIARKKALDKAKEMQSSKDRHFVVGRVSWPLDGDEMQCKQVKDS